The sequence below is a genomic window from Planctomycetota bacterium.
GCTGCCTCGCGCCCGGCGGGGGGCGTTCCCGCCTCCGCCAGCCGCGCGGTGATCCGCGCCACCGCCTCGGCGACGAGCCGCTCCTCGGCGGCTGTCGGGGAGCGGCCGAGGACGCGGCGGAAGAGAAGCAGGGGGCGTGGCGCGCCGTCGCCGGGGGTGGCGGCCAGCACGCTCGTCGCGACGCGTTCGGCCACGTCGAGGACGAGATCGCCGTTGAGCAGCCACAGCGCCTGCGAGGGCACCGTCGACGTGCCGCGGTCGCCGCAGGGGACGGCGCCGTCGGTGCAGTCGAACAGCCACAGGCAGTCCTGGATGTGATTGCGGATCACCGGCATGTAGATGCTGCGCCGCGGGGCGTCGTAGCGCGTGCCGTCGATCGAGGTGTGGTCGAAGAGGAACGCCCGGTTGGCGACGTGGAGCAGCGACCCGCCCATCGAGCGGTCGAGCGTGCCCCCCACGGCAAGCAGCGAATCGCGGATGCTCTCCGCCTCGAGGCGGCGGACGGTGGCGCGCCAAGCGAGGTGGTTGTCGGGGTCGACCTCCAGCGCTCGCGCGGCGGTCGGGCTGTCGGCAGCGGTGCTCGACCGCTGCCAGGCCGCCGAGAGGAGGATCCGCCGGTGGAGCGCCTTCAGCGACCACCCGGAGTCGACCAGTTCCGCCGCCAGCCAGTCGAGGAGCGGCTGGTTGACGGGCCGGTCGCCGAGCCGCCCGAAATTGTCGGTGGTGGCGACGATCCCGCGGCCGAAGTGCCAGCGCCACACCCGGTTGACGATCACCCGGGCGGTGAGCGGATGGCGCGGGTCGGTGAGCCAGTCGGCCAATTCGCGGCGGCCGCTCGCCGCCGGGGGAATCGCCAGCGGGCCGTCGATCTCGAGGACCACCGGCACGCCGCGCGGCACGCGCCGCCCCGGCACGAGGTGGTCGCCGCGGATGGCGATCCGGGCGTCGGCCGGAGTTCCCTCGACCACCCCCATCGCGGTGTCGAGCGGCACGACCGCCCGCTCGGCCTCCGCCACCGCGTCGCGCAGCGCCGTGAGGCGCTGGTGAACCTCCTCGGGGAGCGACTCCTCCGCGACCGTCGCCGGATCGGTGCCGGCGGCGGCGACGGCGCCCCGGGCACTGGCCAGTTCGGCGGCGACCGCCCCCTTCCGCGCCTCGACGGTGGCCGTCGCCTCGGCATGGGCGGCGAGCGCCTCCGGAGTGGCGACGACGTTTTCCTGCCAGCGTGCGATCCGCGCCAGAGACTCCATCGACCGCGTGCTGGTGAAGATCCCTGCCAGTGCCGCGTAGTCGGCCTGGGAGACGGGATCAAACTTGTGGTTGTGGCAGCGGGCGCAGCCGAACGACAGCCCGAGGAACGCGCGCGACAGCGTGTCGACCTGCTCGTCGACGACGTCGGCGGCGAGCTTGGCCTGGTCCCCCTCGGCGAGCACCTTGGGGCCGAGGACGAGGAACCCGGTGGCGACGAAGAGCGCGTTGCGCTCGGCTGCCGGGGTGTCGGGGGTGGCGAGCAGGTCGCCGGCGACCTGGCGGCGGAGGAATCGGTCGTAGGGGAGGTCTTCGTTGAGGCTCGCGATCACCCAGTCGCGGTAGCGCCACGCGGTGCCGTGGGCGACGTTCTCGTCGAGCCCGTTGGAGTCGGCGTAGCGGACGACGTCGAGCCAGTGGCGCGCCCAGTGCTCGCCGTACTGGGGCGAGTCGAGGAGCCGGTCGACGACCCGGGCGAAGGCGTCGGGGGAATCGTCGGCGAGGAATGCCGCGACCTCGTCGGCAGAGGGCGGCAGGCCGGTGAGGTCGAACGTCACGCGGCGCAGGAGCGTCGCCCGATCGGCCGGTCCGGTCGGTTCGACGCCGACGGCGGCGAGGGCCTGGCGCACGAAGGCGTCGATCGGATCGGCGGCCCCGGCGACGACGGGCACGGGCGGGCGGACGACCGGGGTGAACGACCAGTGGGCGCGCTGGGCCACCGGATCGAAGGGCGGCAGCGGCGGCGGTGGCTCGAGCGACCCGCCGGGGTGCGGTGCCCCGGCTTCGATCCAGGCCGTCACGAGTGCCAGCTCGTCGGCGGGCAGCGCCTCCCCCGGCGGCATGAGGAGCGTTTCGTCGCGGCGGAGCACGGCCCGGGCCAGCAGGCTCTCGGCGAGGCTTCCCGGAACGATCGCGGGACCGGAGTCACCACCGGCGACGAGGCCCGCGAACGAGTCGAGCCGCAGCCCTCCCTCCTGGCGCTGGGCGCCATGGCAGTGGCCGCAGCGGCGCTCGAGGACGGGGGCGACCCGCGCCGTGAAGTCGTCGGCGGTCAGGTGCGCTTCGCCGGCTCGGGCCCGGCCCGGAGCCACGGCGCCGGCCAGCAACAGCGACAGGGCGAGGAGGCGACGGAGGGCCATGCGATCGAGCCCACGGGGACTGCCACGAGTCTACCACCGCCACCGCGCCGGTCGTGCCCACGTCACGGCACCCGCGCGATCACGCACGTGAGGTATTCGCCGTCGAGGCAACTGGCACTCACGGGGTGGTCGGGGGCCGCCCCGCGCACCTCGAGGAGCCGGATCGACCGCCGCGCCTGCTGGGCGACGCCGGCGAGCATCGTCAGGAACTCGTCGCGTCCCACGGCCCCGGAACAGCTGCAGGTGACGAGCGTTCCGCCCGGTTCGAGGAGGTCGACGGCGAGGCGGTTGATGCGGTGGTAGGCGCGGAGCGCGTCGGCCACGGTGGCGCGGCTCCGGGCGAACTTCGGCGGATCGAGGACCACCATCCCGTAGCGCTCGCCGGATCCGGCCAGCTCGGCGAGCCGTTCGAAGGCGTCGGCCGTCTCCACCGCCATAGTCGCCAGGCCGTTGAGCCGGGCGTTGGCGGCCGCCAACGCCGTCGCCTTGGCGCTGGAATCGACCGCGAGCACGGCGCTGGCCCCGGCCGCGGCGGCGGTGAGGGCGAAGCCCCCCGAGTAGCAGAACATGTCGAGCACGCGCTTTCCCGGTGCGTGGCGCGCCGCGGCGTGACGATTGTCACGTTGGTCGAGGTAGAAGCCGGTCTTCTGCCCCGCAGCGAGGTCGATCCCGTAGCGGAGATTTCCTTCGCGGACGAACACCGGCCCGTCGGGGGCCTGGCCGCGCACGACCCGGTCGGGGAGGTGGAGCCCCTCGAGGCCGGCGAGCCCGCGCTCGGCGCCGCGGAGGAGGATGCCCCGCGTCGGCGTCAGCGTCCCGAGGATGCCGGACAGCGTCTCCAGCCGGGCCGCCATCGCCAGCGCCGTCACCTGGACGCACAGCCACTCGCCGTAGCGGTCGACGACCAATCCGGAGAGGTCGTCTCCCTCGCTGTTGACGAGGCGCACGGCGCCGTCGGTGGCGTCGAGGCCGAGGTGGCGGCGGAGGGCGACGGCGGCGGCGATCCGCCCTTCCCACAGCGCCCCGTCGAGCGGCTGCGCCGGATCGAAGGCATACAGCCGCACGCGCAGCCGGCTGTGGGGATTGAACAGCCCGCGGGCCACGAACCGCCCCTCGTGGGTCGCCAGATCGACGACGTCACCGGCCGCCGGGTCGCCGTCGAGGCGGGCGATCGCCGAATCGAGCACCCAGGGATGGCGACCGAAGAACGGCCGGGCCCGCTTCGGCTTGAGAACGACGGTGGCCGTGGGCAGCCCGTCGGCGGCGGGCGGCGACGGTGACGGCGGCACAGCGGGGTCCATGGCTCACACCGGCAGGGGGCCGCGGGCGCCACGGCGCGCCGCGGGGCGGAACGGTCGCCGCGCGGATCAGGCGTGGACGACCCGGTCCGCGGGGCCGGGCACGACGTGCGGGGCCGGGAGCGTGTCGCTGCCGGGATCGGTGTGGAGCTCGCGCCGCCCCTCGCGGCGCCGCTTGGCGCGCTCCACCCGCTCCACGCTCCAGGCGAACACGGCGCCGAGCGGACCGGAGAGCATGGCCGGCATGAGCACGAGGTTGCCCACCAGGGCGATGGTCAGCATCGCGAGCATCATGTGGCCAAAGCGCTGCGTCGGGCCGAACGGCGACAGCGAGAACACCGACAGCCCGATGCCGATCACACCCCAGCTCTGGTACATCGCCCGGGCACAGCCCTTGTAGGCGAGCATCACCGCCTCGCGGCGGGAGAGGCCCTCGGCGATCCCGCGGCGGAACCAGAGCATGAAGTGGACGACGTCGTCGACGGTCACGCCGAGGGCGACGCTCGGCGCCATCACCGTGCCGATGTCGATCAGCAGCGTGCCGGCGTCGAGCGACTTGAGGATCGAATTGCCCCAGCCCATGCCGCCGAACACGCAGACCGCCGGGAACGCCGCGGGGAGGAGGAGCACCAGTCCCGCCGAGGCGGCCCGGCAGAGGATCACCATCACGATCACGATGATCGCGAAGTCGGTGATGAATCCGGCGATCAGCCCGTCGAGCAGCGAGTGCTGCGCCTTGTAGACCAACGGCACCAGGCCGGTGTAATCGACGGCGATCCCCTCGACGCCCTCGGTGGCGAGCCGGGCGCGGATCGGGTCGATCGTCTTCTGGAGGTCCTGCTTGAACAGCGCGTAGTCGACTTCCTTGATGGCGCTGACGCGGGCGCTGATCCGCCACAGCTCCTCGGCGTGGCCGTCGTCGTGGACCATCTCGCGGAGGTAATCGCCGGCGAGGAAGTCGTCGCGGTGGGCGACGAGCCGCTTGTTGAGGACGCTGCGCCGCGTCTTCGACGACAGCCCGAACACGCGTCCGGCCGCGCCGCCGACGCCGCCGCCGCCGACGTCGAGCTCACGGCCGAACGTGACCGTCGACAGCGAGCTGCCGACCTCGTCGAGCCGGCCGATCTCGCGTTGGATCTCGCCGACCAGTTCCATCCGCTCGAGGAAGCTCAGCCCGCACTTCGAGTCGTCGATGCGGACGAGGACCTCCATCGGCACCAGCGGCCCGAGCTTGCGTTCCAGCCAGCGGTAGTCCTCGCGGATCTGCGCCCGCGGCGAGAACAAGCGCATCAGCTGGACGCTGCTCTCGACCCGAGTCATCCCGTAGCCGACGCCGGCCATCAGCGCCAGGCAGGCGGTCGTCACCAGGGCATGGTTCCGCGTGATCCACTCGCCGATCCGCCACCAGCGGCTCTCCTCCGCGGGGCGCCAGCCGTCGTCGCTGCCGTCGCCGGCGAGCCGCCCGATCCGCAGCTTCGGCGGAAACAGTTCCAGGGCCGCGGGCATGAAGGTCACGAGAATCAGGAAGCTGACCACGACGCCGATCGCCGAGAAGATGCCGAACATCCGGATCGGCACCAGCTCACTGACCGCCAGCGTCGCCAAGCCGACGGCGGTCGTGCCGGTGGCCAGCGTCAGCGGGAGCATCGCGTGGTGCACGGCGCGGCCGGCAGCGCCCTCCTGCTGGCCCGTCTCGGCGAGCTGGTCGCGGTAGTAGTTGGCGAGGTGGATGGCGCCGCTGGTCGTCGCCACGTAGACCAGCGACGGCATCGTCAGCAGGATCGCGTCGACCGGGTAGCCGCAGTACCAGACCACCGCCAGGCTGGCGAACATGCTGTACACGCCGGAGGCGAGCACGAGGCCGACCAGCAGCTTGCTCTTCAGGCTCCACCAGCTGACGAAGAACCCGACGACCAGCGACAGGCCGAAGAGGATCGTGACGCTCGTCTGCCCCGCCTTGTCGATCGAGACGTTGTCGACCGGGGGACCGCCGAGGTGGAAATCGTCGGCCGGGATCCCGCACTCCTCGGTGGCGACCTGCTTGATGAGGTCGACGGCTCCGTGGAGGTTCGCCCGGGCGAGATCGGAGAGGGTGAGGACGAGGCAGGTCTGCCGCAGGCGCGGGTCGTCTTCGGGGCTTCCCGGCTCGACGCCCTCGGCCGGCGGCCCGATGAGGGCCCCGGTGAGGCGATCGATGGCCGTCGCCTCGTCGAGGTTCAGCGGCTCGGCCGTCATCTGGGCAACGGCCCGCGGCCCGGTCTGGACGGTCTTGTAGTAGAGGGGCCGGTCGATGCGGGCCGCCTCTTCCGGCGGCGGGAGGAGCTTTTGGGCCAACAGCTCCAGCCGCGGGTCGGCCATCGTGCAGCCGTCCCAGCTGGCGAGGATGAACTCCTCCCCCTGGAAACTCTGGCGGAACCGCCGGTAGACCTGGGTCTCCGGGTATTCCAGGGGCAGCCACCCCTTCACGTCGTTGCGGTTGTTTCCCTTCGCATTGATCGCACCGACCACCACCAGCGGCAGCAGGAACATGAGGATCGCCATGATCCCCACGCTGAAACGCTGGTAGAAGTTGCCGGACGCGGTCGACATCGAAGCGTTTTCAGACCTCGTCGGGGATCGAACCGGCGTTGGCGGCCTCGCTGCGGGCTTCCCGTCCGCGGGACGGCGTCACTGTCTCATCGCCCTCTCATCGCCACCGGCGGTCGCCTGGGCTCGCCCCGGGGCCGGCCGCGAATGGCCGGACGGGGCACCGGGAAACCCCGGTTCCGAGCACCGACACCGTACAAGGGATTCAGGTGCCCGTCCATATTGTTTGCCCGTCCGAACCCCGGTTCCCCTCCTGATCGGCGTGGCGCAAGTGTTTTATGAATCACACCTTCCGTTGTACGCAGCCCTTCCTCATCTGGCGCAATCGGCAGGAATCCCCCCGGCCTCCTTTCTTGCCTTTTCCCGGCTTGACGTCGGCCAGCACCGCTGTCGCCCCCGGGGAGGCAGGCGGCGTGTGGCTGGCTCGACGAGCCGGCGGCCGACTCGCGGGGAAGCGCGAAACGACCGCTCAGCCGGCCGCCCCACCGGGATCCGACCGCTCCCCGTCCCCTGCCGAGCGAAACTCGGCCGCGACATGGGAACCGTCGCAGAACGGCCGACGCCGCGACTGCCCGCAGCGGCACAGCGCGAGGGACGGCTTGGTGGTGGGGGGCGGGGGGATTTCGACACCTTCGTGGTCGGTCAGCCGCACCAGGACCCCCTGGGCCGCCAGGTCGGCGGCCAGTTCGACGACCAACGGTCCGTCGAGCCGGCAGCGGATCGAGACGGTTCCCGGGGGTATGCGACGTCCGGGCCGAGACGGTGTGCCCGCCCCGGGAGATTCTGGTGGGGTCATCGGCGATCCTCCCGACCGGCATCCCCCTGCGGTCTCGCCGCGGCCGGGAAAAGCCACAACACCCCCCAGGCCAGCCCCGCGAGCCCGAGGAGGACGAGCGAAATCAGCTGGGAAATCGACAGGCTCGTGCCGAGCGCACCCGGCTCGTCGATCCGGATCATCTCGAGCAGGATCCGCGAGATCGGGTGGAGCGACAGCACGAGGGCGAACACCGCCCCGTCGCGGCGGGCGAAGGGGGTGAACAGGACCGCCAGCCAGGCCAGCAGCGCCGCGTCGATCGCGGCGTAGATCTGGGCGGGGTGCACCGGCAGGCTCCAGGGGGCGGGCGTGTCGCCGGTGGGTGCCGGGAGCAGTCCCCGCGCGACCTGGTCGAGCCATGGCGGGCTGTGCGGCGGAAACCGCACCCCCCAGGGGAGGTCGCAGGGGCCACCGTAACAGCAGCCATTGAGGAAACAGCCGACGCGCCCCAGCGCCAGCCCGACGAGCAACCCGGGGGCGATGCAGTCGGCCAGCCGCGGCAGCGACAGCCCGCGGCGCCGGGCGAACCACCAGGCCGCGAGGGCCGCCGTCGGCAGCGAACCGAAGACCACCAGCCCGCCGGCGGCGAGGTTGAGGATCTCCGGGAGCGCGGCGACGAGGCTCCGCCCCGGCGGGAAGAACTGCGCGTGGTACTCGACGACGTAGAACAACCTGGCACCGACCAACCCGGCGAGGAACACCTCGAGTCCCAGCGCCAGGATCGTGTCGGCGTCGAAACCCATCCGCCGCCCGCGGACGATCGACAGCCAGGTGCCGGCGGCCGCCGCCACCAGGAGCATCACCCCGTAGCCGCGGACCGGCACCCCTGCTCCATCGTCGAGCGCCGGCAAGCCCCAGAGCACGAACGCCCCCGTCAGCGCGATCTGCGGCCCGAGGTGGAGCAGCGCCCGGCTCCAGCCGTCGCGGTGAATCCCCCGTGCCAGGGCGACCACCGCGATCACGCCCCACACCGCCAGCAGCGCCCCCCAGCCGAACAGCGGCACGGCGCCGATCCGGCCGGGGACGTGGAACAGGATCGAGCGCATCGGTCGGTCCCGTTTCAGGCTGCGCCGGCGCGGCCGTCGAGGAGCTGGTTGTCGATGAGGCGCGTCGTGCCGAGGCGCCCGGCCACGAGGGCCACCGCCGGGGCGGCGGGATCGGCGAGCGGTGCGAGCGATTCACGCTCGACCACCGCGGCATAGTCGACGGCGATGCCGTGGTCGTCGATGATCCGGCGCATCGTCCCCTCGATGTCGGCCACCGGGGCGCCCGCCGCCCAGTCGCGCGCCGCTGCCGCCAGCGCGGCCGAGAGCCCCGTCGCCCGGCGGCGCTCGGCTGCCGAGAGATAGGCGTTGCGGGAGCTCAGCGCCAGCCCGTCGGGCTCGCGGATCGTCGGCCGGACGACGATCGTGACCGGGAGGGCGAGGTCGGCGACCATCCGGCGGACGACGAGCGTCTGCTGCCAGTCCTTCTGGCCGAAGTAGGCGCGCTGCGCCGGCACGAACGCGAACAGCCGCTGGACGACCGTCGCCACGCCGGAGAAATGACCGGGCCGCAGGGCGCCCTCGAAGGGCAGCGCCGGCCCGTCGACGACGATCCGCGTCGCATGGCCGGGCGGATAGATCGCCGCCACGTCGGGGGCGAAGACCCAGCGCACGCCACGGGCCGCGAGGAGACGGCGGTCGGCATCGAGGGTCCGCGGGTACCGGGCGAAATCCTCGTGCGGGCCGAACTGCGTCGGGTTGACGAAGATCGAGGCCGCGACGTCGTCGCACTCGGCGGCGGCCGCCTCGGCGAGGCTCGCGTGCCCGGCATGCAACGCGCCCATCGTGGGGACGAAGCCGACGGTCCGGCCGCGGTGGCGCGATTCGCGGACCAGCGTTGCGATCTCCTCCGGGTCGGTGATCACCGCGGCCGGGGCTGTCATGTCATCGCCTCGACGGCGGCGATCCCCTCGGCGATGGCGGTGCCGAGGTCGTCGGCGGGCACCACGACCACGGCTGGCGGCCGGAGGCGGTGGAGGGGATCGTCGGCGGCGCAGCGGCGCTGGACGCGCTCGAGGAGCCGCTGCTGGAGTGCGACGAGCTCCGCCGCCGTCGACTCGGGGGTGCCACCGGCGCCGAAGACATCCGTATCCCGGAACAGGTCGGTGTGGTCCCCGCGCCGCGTGCGGAACGCGATCCGTTCGGCCAGCGTCGTACCGCTGGCCACCGTGACCACCGCGACCCCGGGCGCGAGTGCCGCGGCGGCGCGGGTGGCGAACCGGTCGGCAAACGCGGCGCGGGGGGCGGGAGGGAGCCAGCCCTCGGCCGCGACCAGGAGCGTTCCCAGCCAGCAGTCGGCGACGACGGTCACCGGGCCCGGATCGTTCCCGGCATCGGCGCCGTGCGCCGCGGCCCGTTCGGCCGACAGCACGCGTGCCCAATCCCCGAGCGCGGCGTCCCAGTCGGCCGGATCGGCACCGCGGGGCAGTGGCGTGGGCTGCCGCACCAGGCGTGCCAGCGTGGCATCGGCGATCGCGCCGGCGACCTCGGCCGCGCCGCTCCCCGGCACGCCCACCACGGCGACGTGGACCGCGGGGCGCGAAATGTTGTCGAGCAGTTCGCGGACGGTGCAGCCGGACAGGGGATGGACCGCCTCGGGGGCGATCTCGGCGCACGGCTCAAGGACGAACCGGCGCGTCGCCATCCGTGGATGGGGCACCGTCAGCGCGCCATGGTGACGGCCGGCGATCTCGGTCTCCGGCTCGTCGATGACCAGGTCGTCGTAAAGGAGCAGGTCGAGATCGATCGTCCGCGGACCCCAGCGAACGCTGCGGTCGCGGTGGAGCGTGTTCTCGACGGCCGCCAGCGATTCGAGCAGCTCACGCGGGCCAAGCGCCGTGTCGACCAGGCAGGCGCCGTTGAGAAACGGCGGCTGGCCCGCCGGACCGCCGACCGGTGCGGAACGGCGGGTTCGGCTGACCGCGACCAGGCTGATTCCGGGCATGAACCGCAGGAGCTCCACGGCCCGTTCGAGCTGGTCACGCGGCACGCCGGCATTGGCGCCGCATCCGATCAGGCATCGTGCCATGGTCGTGTCCCGCCGCTCCGTCAGCCGCGGGGATTCCGCGCCGGCCAAAGCAGTTTATCAGGCGGCCGGCACTCGCCTCGGCTCGTTCCGGGCCGCCGGGAGCGAAACCACGGGCGGGGCCAGAGTCCCCTCTCGGGGAGGGGTGGCGTCGGCACGCCGTGTGCCCGATCGACGAGCCATGGCCGGCGAACGGCGAACGAATCGAAAAAACGGGGGTGACATCCAGGCCACGACCCAAGGTCGTCGACAGTCGATCCCTCAGTCGTCGCCCCCCATCGATCGGCATTCCGGAAGGCGCTGCGGCCATCCCTCCGGATCACGGCACGCAGCCGCGGTGTGCTCCAGGGTCGCTTCTCACCGATCGGCGGCGATCGGTATCACGACATGTGGATCGATCGTCCGCGTGCCGAATGGCTCGTTTCGTCGTGCCTCCACGCCAGGTGTGTCGAGCGATCAGTCACGCAGCCACCGTGTCGCAGGTGCCGCGTCCTCCCGCCACGAAGCGCTCCGGCAACGGTGGCCCTCGTGACCGCCGCGTGCCGCGATGGGGTGGCATTCTGTGAACGACGTCGATCTTGTCAAGGCTGCGTCGTCCGCGGCGGGACTCGCGGCAGTCGTGCGGTGGCGCGTCGGTGTCGGCCGCGCAGCGCATGCCAGCATGCAGTCACGCGGGCGCTTGCACGGCCGTCGCCGAGCGGGCACAACACATCCGCGGAGGCAGGGCGCGCCGCGGCGGCGGCCGGCAGGACCGGGTGCTCGATCGATGCAGCCACCGTTCGCAGACGACCCCGAGCCGCTGGATCCGGCGCCCGATGCCGGTGCCGTCGGGGAGTGGGATGGCCCTGGCGCCGATGCGTCGGAGCCCGGCTACTGGGAACTGTCGCGCACGCCGCTCACGAGCCTCGTGTTCACGCTCCCGCTGGTCTTGGCGTACGAGGGGGGCGTGCTCCTCCGCGGCCGCGGCACGCCGCGCAACGGCGCCGACGTCTGGCTGCGCCAGGCCCTCGACGCACTCGGTTTCGGTTCCTATTTCTTCCTCCCCGTGCTCACCGTGCTCGGGCTCCTCGCCTGGCACCACGTCGAGCACGACCGCTGGCGCTTCCGCCCCGCCGTGCTGCTGGGAATGGCCCTCGAATCGCTCCTGTTGGCGGCGGTGCTCGTCGGCGTGGCGCGGCTCCAGGACCGGATCTGGCCCCTCGATGTGGCACTGGTGCGCGAGGGGTTTTTGGCCCGGGTGATCGGCTACTGCGGTGCCGGGCTGTACGAGGAGGTGCT
It includes:
- a CDS encoding CDGSH iron-sulfur domain-containing protein encodes the protein MTPPESPGAGTPSRPGRRIPPGTVSIRCRLDGPLVVELAADLAAQGVLVRLTDHEGVEIPPPPTTKPSLALCRCGQSRRRPFCDGSHVAAEFRSAGDGERSDPGGAAG
- a CDS encoding DUF1549 domain-containing protein, with product MALRRLLALSLLLAGAVAPGRARAGEAHLTADDFTARVAPVLERRCGHCHGAQRQEGGLRLDSFAGLVAGGDSGPAIVPGSLAESLLARAVLRRDETLLMPPGEALPADELALVTAWIEAGAPHPGGSLEPPPPLPPFDPVAQRAHWSFTPVVRPPVPVVAGAADPIDAFVRQALAAVGVEPTGPADRATLLRRVTFDLTGLPPSADEVAAFLADDSPDAFARVVDRLLDSPQYGEHWARHWLDVVRYADSNGLDENVAHGTAWRYRDWVIASLNEDLPYDRFLRRQVAGDLLATPDTPAAERNALFVATGFLVLGPKVLAEGDQAKLAADVVDEQVDTLSRAFLGLSFGCARCHNHKFDPVSQADYAALAGIFTSTRSMESLARIARWQENVVATPEALAAHAEATATVEARKGAVAAELASARGAVAAAGTDPATVAEESLPEEVHQRLTALRDAVAEAERAVVPLDTAMGVVEGTPADARIAIRGDHLVPGRRVPRGVPVVLEIDGPLAIPPAASGRRELADWLTDPRHPLTARVIVNRVWRWHFGRGIVATTDNFGRLGDRPVNQPLLDWLAAELVDSGWSLKALHRRILLSAAWQRSSTAADSPTAARALEVDPDNHLAWRATVRRLEAESIRDSLLAVGGTLDRSMGGSLLHVANRAFLFDHTSIDGTRYDAPRRSIYMPVIRNHIQDCLWLFDCTDGAVPCGDRGTSTVPSQALWLLNGDLVLDVAERVATSVLAATPGDGAPRPLLLFRRVLGRSPTAAEERLVAEAVARITARLAEAGTPPAGREAAAWTAVAQGLLAGDELLFVR
- a CDS encoding prolipoprotein diacylglyceryl transferase, with protein sequence MRSILFHVPGRIGAVPLFGWGALLAVWGVIAVVALARGIHRDGWSRALLHLGPQIALTGAFVLWGLPALDDGAGVPVRGYGVMLLVAAAAGTWLSIVRGRRMGFDADTILALGLEVFLAGLVGARLFYVVEYHAQFFPPGRSLVAALPEILNLAAGGLVVFGSLPTAALAAWWFARRRGLSLPRLADCIAPGLLVGLALGRVGCFLNGCCYGGPCDLPWGVRFPPHSPPWLDQVARGLLPAPTGDTPAPWSLPVHPAQIYAAIDAALLAWLAVLFTPFARRDGAVFALVLSLHPISRILLEMIRIDEPGALGTSLSISQLISLVLLGLAGLAWGVLWLFPAAARPQGDAGREDRR
- a CDS encoding pantoate--beta-alanine ligase; translated protein: MTAPAAVITDPEEIATLVRESRHRGRTVGFVPTMGALHAGHASLAEAAAAECDDVAASIFVNPTQFGPHEDFARYPRTLDADRRLLAARGVRWVFAPDVAAIYPPGHATRIVVDGPALPFEGALRPGHFSGVATVVQRLFAFVPAQRAYFGQKDWQQTLVVRRMVADLALPVTIVVRPTIREPDGLALSSRNAYLSAAERRRATGLSAALAAAARDWAAGAPVADIEGTMRRIIDDHGIAVDYAAVVERESLAPLADPAAPAVALVAGRLGTTRLIDNQLLDGRAGAA
- a CDS encoding class I SAM-dependent rRNA methyltransferase translates to MDPAVPPSPSPPAADGLPTATVVLKPKRARPFFGRHPWVLDSAIARLDGDPAAGDVVDLATHEGRFVARGLFNPHSRLRVRLYAFDPAQPLDGALWEGRIAAAVALRRHLGLDATDGAVRLVNSEGDDLSGLVVDRYGEWLCVQVTALAMAARLETLSGILGTLTPTRGILLRGAERGLAGLEGLHLPDRVVRGQAPDGPVFVREGNLRYGIDLAAGQKTGFYLDQRDNRHAAARHAPGKRVLDMFCYSGGFALTAAAAGASAVLAVDSSAKATALAAANARLNGLATMAVETADAFERLAELAGSGERYGMVVLDPPKFARSRATVADALRAYHRINRLAVDLLEPGGTLVTCSCSGAVGRDEFLTMLAGVAQQARRSIRLLEVRGAAPDHPVSASCLDGEYLTCVIARVP
- a CDS encoding CPBP family intramembrane metalloprotease, which codes for MQPPFADDPEPLDPAPDAGAVGEWDGPGADASEPGYWELSRTPLTSLVFTLPLVLAYEGGVLLRGRGTPRNGADVWLRQALDALGFGSYFFLPVLTVLGLLAWHHVEHDRWRFRPAVLLGMALESLLLAAVLVGVARLQDRIWPLDVALVREGFLARVIGYCGAGLYEEVLFRLLLLPALAWLVGRVFGDGAPAYGAGVILSSLLFSLAHYVGPLSDAFSVYSFTFRFLAGLFFAGVLLVRGFGIAAGTHAAYDMLVGLF
- the folK gene encoding 2-amino-4-hydroxy-6-hydroxymethyldihydropteridine diphosphokinase, which gives rise to MARCLIGCGANAGVPRDQLERAVELLRFMPGISLVAVSRTRRSAPVGGPAGQPPFLNGACLVDTALGPRELLESLAAVENTLHRDRSVRWGPRTIDLDLLLYDDLVIDEPETEIAGRHHGALTVPHPRMATRRFVLEPCAEIAPEAVHPLSGCTVRELLDNISRPAVHVAVVGVPGSGAAEVAGAIADATLARLVRQPTPLPRGADPADWDAALGDWARVLSAERAAAHGADAGNDPGPVTVVADCWLGTLLVAAEGWLPPAPRAAFADRFATRAAAALAPGVAVVTVASGTTLAERIAFRTRRGDHTDLFRDTDVFGAGGTPESTAAELVALQQRLLERVQRRCAADDPLHRLRPPAVVVVPADDLGTAIAEGIAAVEAMT